A region of Pyxidicoccus parkwaysis DNA encodes the following proteins:
- the agmC gene encoding adventurous gliding motility protein AgmC, which translates to MRSAPLLVLALLTATPSLAELDSFGLGTGRDGPLNVTTTGRVINYTTPVRSDAPAGASVLRVDLVGSIKAQSLVLVHQSAGFSSTTASGGASPVTPGVVGRWELARVSSVTAPGTVRLTAPLAYSYSVPGAQVVAVPEYTDVNVSATGSIVAPPWDGNSGGIVAFLSTSKLVNDGVISADGMGFQGGVFANHSALTGCTALDLSAAAGGAAKGEGVAVFRFGSGGGRGNLVNGGGGGNCHNAGGGGGGHGNVGGTGGRTASDTDSSRAAGGLGGSHMKYSLIDQALFGGGGGAGEGNDGVGTSGGAGGGFVLVRAASVTGAGKFTANGASVSPTTGGDGAGGGGAGGAVIVRSGSQMACGEVQALGGSGGRVTDTVRQLGPGGGGSGGYALVQGSPLGTCPITVTGGAAGTTDFDGTVHGAGAGGVGASQQLIVAYQAPAKPTISAPANGAVGVASRPKFAGSTDPGLRVIVYVDGVELVQYGAGADGQFVGSYPSLKDPLSVGDHTVTVVAESFGAYSPPSSTTFSVAATLEDGGVLVPPILVVPEDGETLGPTPLFAGVAPNGLTVGIEVDGQPETITIPVDAFGRFRYQVPAETPLPPGPHFVTVHSHTETGESGPFSQATRFEVVAVAPDSGTGTVDAGTGTLDAGTGETDAGTDAGTNTPDAGVFDDVPVMVVPAEGEVVDSTPLFAGAAAPGASVSIEVDSEVVATVVSDATGAFRYPVPEAQALSVGTHSVSALVAGSVTGASETRSKATGFEVRGPSNLDVGCGCGASPTGVLGGWALLWGLAAAARRRRQ; encoded by the coding sequence ATGCGCTCAGCTCCCCTCCTCGTGCTCGCACTCCTTACGGCAACGCCTTCGCTGGCGGAGCTGGACTCCTTCGGCCTGGGGACGGGCAGGGACGGGCCCCTCAACGTCACCACGACGGGCCGCGTCATCAACTACACCACGCCGGTGCGCTCCGACGCGCCCGCGGGGGCCTCGGTGCTGCGGGTGGACCTGGTCGGCTCCATCAAGGCCCAGTCCCTGGTGCTCGTCCATCAGAGCGCCGGCTTCTCCTCGACGACGGCCTCCGGTGGCGCCTCCCCCGTGACGCCGGGTGTGGTGGGGCGCTGGGAGCTGGCGCGCGTGTCGTCGGTGACGGCTCCGGGGACGGTGCGGCTCACCGCGCCGCTGGCGTACAGCTACTCCGTGCCGGGCGCGCAGGTCGTCGCGGTGCCCGAGTACACGGACGTCAACGTGTCCGCCACGGGCTCCATCGTCGCGCCGCCGTGGGACGGCAACAGCGGCGGCATCGTCGCGTTCCTGTCCACGAGCAAGCTGGTGAACGACGGCGTCATCTCCGCAGACGGCATGGGCTTCCAGGGCGGCGTCTTCGCCAACCACTCTGCCCTCACCGGGTGTACCGCCCTGGACCTGTCGGCCGCGGCGGGCGGCGCCGCCAAGGGTGAGGGCGTGGCGGTGTTCCGCTTCGGCTCGGGCGGCGGGCGCGGAAACCTGGTCAACGGCGGGGGCGGCGGAAACTGTCACAACGCGGGCGGGGGCGGCGGCGGGCACGGCAACGTGGGGGGCACGGGAGGGCGCACCGCGTCCGACACGGACAGCAGCCGGGCCGCGGGCGGGCTCGGGGGCTCGCACATGAAGTACTCGCTGATAGACCAGGCCCTCTTCGGCGGCGGCGGCGGCGCGGGCGAGGGCAACGACGGCGTCGGCACCAGCGGTGGGGCGGGCGGCGGCTTCGTGCTCGTGCGGGCGGCCTCCGTGACGGGCGCCGGCAAGTTCACCGCGAATGGCGCCTCGGTGAGCCCCACGACGGGAGGCGACGGCGCGGGCGGTGGAGGCGCCGGGGGGGCCGTCATCGTGCGTTCCGGCAGTCAGATGGCCTGTGGCGAGGTGCAGGCGCTGGGTGGCTCGGGCGGCCGGGTGACGGACACCGTCCGTCAGCTGGGCCCGGGTGGCGGCGGCAGCGGCGGGTATGCGCTGGTGCAGGGCTCTCCGCTGGGCACCTGCCCCATCACCGTGACGGGTGGTGCCGCCGGGACGACGGACTTCGACGGCACCGTGCACGGCGCGGGAGCGGGCGGCGTCGGCGCCTCTCAGCAGCTCATCGTGGCCTACCAGGCACCGGCGAAGCCCACCATCAGCGCGCCCGCGAATGGCGCGGTGGGGGTGGCCTCGCGGCCCAAGTTCGCGGGCTCGACGGACCCGGGCCTGCGGGTCATCGTCTACGTCGATGGCGTGGAGCTCGTTCAGTACGGCGCTGGGGCGGACGGCCAGTTCGTCGGGAGCTACCCCAGCCTGAAGGACCCGCTGTCCGTGGGGGACCACACGGTGACGGTGGTGGCGGAATCGTTCGGTGCCTACAGCCCGCCCTCGTCCACGACGTTCAGCGTCGCGGCCACGCTGGAGGACGGGGGGGTGCTGGTGCCGCCCATCCTCGTGGTGCCCGAGGACGGTGAGACCCTTGGCCCAACGCCGCTGTTCGCGGGCGTGGCGCCCAACGGCCTCACGGTGGGCATCGAGGTGGACGGCCAGCCGGAGACCATCACCATCCCCGTGGATGCCTTTGGCCGCTTCCGCTACCAGGTGCCGGCCGAGACGCCGCTGCCGCCGGGCCCGCACTTCGTCACCGTGCACTCGCATACCGAGACGGGCGAGAGCGGTCCGTTCTCCCAGGCGACGCGCTTCGAGGTGGTGGCGGTGGCCCCGGACTCGGGCACGGGCACGGTGGACGCGGGCACGGGCACGTTGGACGCGGGCACGGGTGAGACGGATGCGGGCACGGACGCGGGCACGAACACGCCCGACGCGGGTGTCTTCGACGACGTGCCGGTGATGGTGGTGCCCGCGGAGGGCGAGGTGGTGGACTCCACGCCGCTGTTCGCCGGTGCCGCCGCGCCCGGTGCGTCGGTGTCCATCGAGGTGGACTCCGAGGTCGTGGCCACCGTGGTCTCCGATGCGACGGGCGCGTTCCGCTACCCGGTGCCCGAGGCGCAGGCGCTGTCCGTGGGGACGCACAGCGTCTCGGCGCTGGTGGCCGGGAGCGTCACGGGCGCGTCGGAGACCCGCTCGAAGGCCACGGGCTTCGAGGTGCGAGGCCCCTCGAACCTCGACGTGGGCTGCGGGTGCGGCGCGTCTCCCACGGGCGTGCTCGGAGGCTGGGCCCTGCTGTGGGGACTGGCCGCCGCCGCGAGACGGCGCAGGCAGTAG
- a CDS encoding TIGR00266 family protein encodes MAQMHEVDFHIYGEDLQFVEVELDPGEAAVAEAGTLMYMEDGIEMETIFGDGSEKKSGFLGSLLGAGKRLLTGESLFTTVFLNRAGRGKRKVAFAAPYPGKIIPVQLGQLGGELIAQKDSFLAAAKGVSLGIAFQKKLGTGLFGGEGFIMQRLQGDGLAFIHAGGTLHERTLGPGEMLRVDTGCIVAFTPTVDYDIQMVSGIKTAFFGGEGLFFATLRGPGKVWLQSLPFSRLAGRILSAAGPGGSRDEGSVLGSVGLGSLLGDE; translated from the coding sequence ATGGCGCAGATGCACGAGGTGGACTTCCACATCTACGGCGAAGACCTGCAGTTCGTCGAAGTGGAGCTGGACCCTGGAGAGGCGGCGGTGGCCGAGGCCGGCACCCTCATGTACATGGAAGACGGCATCGAGATGGAGACCATCTTCGGTGACGGCTCGGAGAAGAAGAGCGGCTTTCTGGGCTCGCTGCTCGGCGCGGGCAAGCGGCTGCTGACGGGTGAATCGCTGTTCACCACGGTGTTCCTCAACCGCGCCGGACGCGGCAAGCGCAAGGTGGCCTTCGCCGCGCCCTACCCCGGCAAAATCATCCCGGTGCAGTTGGGGCAGCTCGGCGGCGAGCTGATTGCGCAGAAGGACAGCTTCCTCGCCGCGGCCAAGGGCGTGTCGCTGGGCATCGCCTTCCAGAAGAAGCTGGGCACCGGCCTGTTCGGCGGCGAGGGCTTCATCATGCAGCGGCTGCAGGGTGACGGGCTCGCCTTCATCCACGCGGGCGGCACGCTGCACGAGCGCACGCTGGGCCCCGGTGAGATGCTGCGCGTGGACACCGGCTGCATCGTCGCCTTCACGCCCACGGTGGACTACGACATCCAGATGGTGAGCGGCATCAAGACGGCCTTCTTCGGCGGCGAGGGCCTCTTCTTCGCCACGCTGCGCGGGCCCGGCAAGGTGTGGCTCCAGTCGCTGCCCTTCAGCCGGCTCGCGGGCCGCATCCTCTCCGCCGCGGGCCCCGGTGGCTCACGCGACGAGGGCAGCGTGCTCGGCAGCGTCGGCCTCGGCTCGCTGCTGGGTGACGAGTAG
- a CDS encoding cupin domain-containing protein codes for MSSHKHVVHEQEIPWNEVTHGPKVSYRRKQLGAAAKGRKLGCSLMELPPGRFAFPRHFHTANEEAYYVLSGTGRLRLGEDTVAVKAGDYVALPAGPESAHQLVNDGTETLRYLAFSTMVEPDITVCPDSKKVVLFAGAAPGGDKAARTLSAILPLSSEVDYWSGEER; via the coding sequence ATGTCCTCCCACAAGCACGTCGTGCATGAGCAAGAAATCCCCTGGAACGAAGTCACGCATGGCCCGAAGGTGTCGTATCGCCGCAAGCAGCTCGGAGCGGCGGCGAAGGGCCGGAAGCTGGGGTGCAGCTTGATGGAGTTGCCTCCGGGTAGGTTCGCCTTTCCGCGCCACTTCCACACCGCCAACGAGGAGGCGTACTACGTCCTCTCCGGCACCGGCCGCCTGCGCCTCGGCGAGGACACCGTGGCGGTGAAGGCCGGTGACTACGTGGCGCTCCCCGCTGGCCCCGAGAGCGCGCATCAGCTCGTCAACGACGGCACGGAGACGCTGCGCTACCTCGCGTTCTCCACCATGGTGGAGCCGGACATCACGGTGTGCCCGGACTCGAAGAAGGTGGTGCTCTTCGCGGGCGCCGCGCCGGGAGGCGACAAGGCCGCGCGCACGCTGTCCGCCATCCTGCCCCTGTCCTCCGAAGTGGACTACTGGAGCGGCGAGGAGCGATAG
- a CDS encoding cytochrome c oxidase assembly factor Coa1 family protein, whose product MPLLHRDSAWKSWLVAAGVVLGGLGCFAGGVAWALRTLYRGMEQELRRDDVHRLALHAAEASPRATELLGTPLSLSTLTLRAHGTTPEAGLVDFDMDVAGPRGHGVLQVQVTYTPRVWTLRRLVLRPESGSDVELPAEGSTPAHPPD is encoded by the coding sequence ATGCCCCTCCTTCATCGTGACAGCGCCTGGAAGAGCTGGCTCGTGGCCGCGGGCGTGGTGCTCGGCGGGCTCGGGTGCTTCGCCGGGGGCGTGGCCTGGGCGCTGCGCACCCTGTACCGGGGCATGGAGCAGGAATTGCGGCGGGACGATGTGCACCGGCTCGCACTGCACGCGGCGGAGGCGTCACCTCGCGCCACGGAGTTGCTGGGGACTCCGCTGAGCCTGAGCACGCTCACGCTTCGCGCGCACGGCACCACGCCCGAGGCGGGACTCGTGGACTTCGACATGGACGTCGCGGGCCCGCGCGGACACGGCGTGCTCCAGGTGCAGGTGACCTACACGCCCCGGGTGTGGACGCTGCGCCGGCTGGTCCTCCGTCCGGAGAGCGGCTCCGACGTGGAGCTTCCCGCCGAAGGCAGCACGCCCGCGCACCCTCCAGACTGA
- a CDS encoding class I SAM-dependent methyltransferase, producing MQVDFGRTSSDYAKHRAGFPDSFFSRLVRDGILRPGLRAVDVGTGTGTIARGLARHGCTVTALDVSAPMLESARGLATEAGLRIDFYQAPAERTGLPSEAYELVTAGQCWHWFDRRSAAHEAARLLVPGGRLVIAHNDWLAPEGSVVEATETLIDAFNPGPPPTYLGYGQGVGVYPQWFRDVAGAGFIHLESFTFDVTVPYTHEAWRGRIRANARVGASLPAAAVERFDTQLAAILAERFPQEPLSIPHRIFALVATRP from the coding sequence ATGCAGGTGGACTTCGGACGCACGTCTTCCGACTACGCGAAGCACCGCGCCGGCTTTCCGGACTCGTTCTTCTCCCGGCTTGTCCGAGACGGAATCCTGCGTCCCGGCCTGCGCGCGGTGGACGTGGGCACGGGCACTGGCACCATCGCTCGGGGACTCGCGAGGCACGGCTGCACCGTTACCGCGCTCGACGTGTCAGCGCCCATGCTGGAGTCCGCGCGAGGGCTCGCCACCGAGGCGGGCTTGCGTATCGACTTCTACCAGGCGCCAGCCGAGCGCACCGGCCTCCCCTCGGAGGCCTATGAGCTCGTCACCGCTGGCCAGTGCTGGCACTGGTTCGACCGGCGCTCCGCCGCTCACGAGGCGGCTCGGCTGCTCGTTCCCGGCGGCAGGCTCGTCATCGCCCACAACGACTGGCTGGCTCCCGAGGGCAGCGTCGTCGAAGCGACGGAGACGCTCATCGACGCCTTCAACCCCGGCCCGCCTCCTACGTACCTCGGCTACGGCCAGGGCGTGGGCGTGTACCCGCAGTGGTTCCGCGACGTAGCGGGCGCGGGCTTCATCCACCTGGAGTCCTTCACCTTCGACGTGACGGTGCCCTACACCCACGAGGCTTGGCGAGGCCGCATCCGCGCCAACGCTCGCGTCGGTGCATCCCTGCCGGCCGCCGCCGTCGAACGCTTCGACACGCAGCTCGCGGCCATCCTCGCCGAGCGCTTCCCCCAGGAGCCGCTGTCCATTCCGCACCGTATCTTCGCCCTCGTGGCGACGCGGCCCTGA
- a CDS encoding metallophosphoesterase: protein MAELSESAEQAEQSEGHARASRPRLPAGVVLRWLMSLGITLTAFGGLHAYIAVRLFVDPQWPAPWSVLGPVLVALLFVSLPVGMFMSRREPTPVTRALQWIAFIWLGAFGIFLSAVVAADLISLVLQGAGVVHDALALARGKAVAVLAVTLPAVVYAFVTARGRARVERVTVPVAGLGAGLHGLKVVQISDIHIGPTLDGRWLRRVVEQVNALKPDIVAVTGDLVDGDVESLRDEVKPLAELRAALGVFYVTGNHEYYHGGPAWAAEVARLRLTVLQNEHRVVERDGARLTVAGVTDYNAGNIHPAHASRPDVALAGAPDGVPRLLLAHQPRTALSVAHAGVPVDLQLSGHTHGGQVFPFMFFVKLQQPVISGLATIAGVRVYTHRGTGYWGPPLRLGPAPEIAELTLVTVE, encoded by the coding sequence GTGGCGGAGCTGTCCGAAAGCGCTGAGCAGGCGGAGCAGTCAGAGGGCCACGCTCGTGCATCGAGGCCCCGGCTGCCGGCGGGGGTGGTGCTGCGGTGGTTGATGTCCCTGGGCATCACTCTCACCGCGTTCGGCGGGCTGCACGCGTACATCGCCGTGCGCCTCTTCGTGGACCCCCAGTGGCCCGCGCCGTGGAGCGTGCTGGGGCCGGTGCTGGTGGCGCTGCTCTTCGTGTCGCTGCCCGTGGGCATGTTCATGTCCCGGCGCGAGCCCACTCCGGTGACGCGCGCGCTCCAGTGGATTGCCTTCATCTGGCTGGGCGCCTTCGGCATCTTCCTCAGCGCGGTGGTGGCCGCGGACCTCATCAGCCTCGTGCTGCAAGGGGCGGGCGTGGTGCACGACGCGCTGGCGCTCGCGAGGGGCAAGGCGGTGGCGGTGCTGGCCGTGACGCTGCCGGCGGTGGTGTACGCCTTCGTCACCGCGCGAGGCCGTGCGCGCGTGGAGCGCGTGACGGTGCCAGTGGCTGGGCTGGGCGCGGGGCTCCACGGGCTGAAGGTGGTGCAGATTTCGGACATCCACATCGGCCCCACGCTGGACGGGCGCTGGCTGCGGCGCGTGGTGGAGCAGGTCAACGCGCTGAAGCCAGACATCGTCGCGGTGACGGGGGATTTGGTGGACGGCGACGTGGAGTCGCTGCGCGACGAGGTGAAGCCGCTGGCCGAGTTGCGCGCCGCCCTGGGCGTCTTCTACGTGACGGGCAACCACGAGTACTACCACGGCGGCCCCGCTTGGGCGGCCGAGGTGGCCCGGCTGCGGCTCACCGTCCTGCAGAACGAGCACCGCGTGGTGGAGCGCGACGGCGCGCGCCTCACCGTGGCCGGCGTGACGGACTACAACGCGGGCAACATCCATCCCGCGCATGCCAGTCGCCCGGACGTGGCGCTCGCGGGCGCACCCGACGGCGTGCCCCGCCTGTTGTTGGCGCACCAACCACGCACGGCGCTGAGCGTGGCCCATGCGGGCGTGCCGGTGGACCTCCAGCTCTCGGGGCACACGCACGGCGGGCAGGTGTTCCCCTTCATGTTCTTCGTGAAGCTCCAGCAGCCTGTCATCAGCGGGCTGGCCACCATCGCCGGGGTGCGCGTCTACACGCACCGGGGCACCGGCTACTGGGGGCCGCCGCTGCGTCTGGGGCCCGCGCCCGAAATCGCGGAGCTCACCCTGGTCACCGTGGAGTGA
- a CDS encoding heme NO-binding domain-containing protein translates to MQGVVFHELRGYAEHRLGPRGWDSLLENAGLPRRIYLAFRDYPDAEVVSLVDAASRMTGKSRQRVLEELGERLGPSLLRTYGVLVEPQWTVLDMVEHLERLHQQVRRDAQLRPPSVFCQRVRRDLVQVSYSSPRKLCGLGIGTIRGLARHLGQTVVVSERRCMHQGAVTCELDVSLLS, encoded by the coding sequence ATGCAAGGCGTCGTCTTCCACGAGCTGCGGGGCTACGCCGAGCATCGGCTGGGGCCTCGCGGCTGGGACTCCCTGTTGGAGAACGCGGGGTTGCCCCGTCGCATCTACCTGGCGTTCCGCGACTATCCGGACGCCGAGGTGGTGTCGCTCGTGGACGCGGCCTCGCGGATGACGGGCAAGTCGAGGCAGCGCGTCCTGGAAGAGCTGGGTGAGCGGCTCGGGCCGAGCCTGCTGCGCACCTACGGCGTCCTCGTGGAGCCGCAGTGGACGGTGCTCGACATGGTGGAGCACCTGGAGCGCCTGCATCAGCAGGTACGACGCGACGCGCAGCTCCGCCCGCCGAGCGTCTTCTGCCAGCGCGTGCGGCGCGACCTCGTCCAGGTGTCCTACTCCTCGCCCCGGAAGCTGTGCGGCCTGGGCATCGGCACCATCCGCGGGCTGGCGCGGCACCTCGGGCAGACGGTGGTGGTCAGCGAGCGCCGCTGCATGCACCAGGGCGCCGTCACCTGCGAGCTCGACGTCAGCCTCCTCTCCTGA